The proteins below come from a single Ptychodera flava strain L36383 chromosome 6, AS_Pfla_20210202, whole genome shotgun sequence genomic window:
- the LOC139135007 gene encoding uncharacterized protein, with protein MGNVEAHDFVPVRDDERKELDLSRKVNPQLYEKHMNGEALPGSLTELPWNIVDSISLYEHLDVSFNMLTQIPVEIPLRLPHLNYVDLSHNHLTSLPHSFGLLFHLQTLLLNHNNLKHIPKSFIHLVKLEKLDLSFNELVILPDELGSMEKLRKLNVCHNYLQGIPPSLGTSKSIKVILAFNNKSELPPQCICDEGSEAILGYLRRQVHNGYVSRDYQTLNIFKRVRGNVLQSAVANPHSARAQYVQEQTRTSNTTSRIRTPLRPPVDATKLEADELMDKITGMIYGAAIGDAIGIATEHLTQDECEFHYDKDKLGYQYILQDKHRVRWQKGDWTVDFDQVILVLESLLSWAGVIDELDFAQRLSYWCYNGFPELGDMGPNLVCNTIAKVVSDGGYLQDPHGVSRALWRKLRDQGEAGCQDYFADNGAVVRAAILGVPHFHDFKEVSQNSVRICQATHWDSRCQASCVVISTLIAQILQGKFDPKNSSSIEEIINVSKEMGKQLLSDGNQIKDYLQQFTVNDFDGVRVGEPNRQSYTFKPMTAAIAALRLQQDFKTAISDIVMRGADSNSNACVIGAVLGCICGYSQLPKAWLDGLRRREVDWLDVKVNALLDMMGIP; from the exons CACATGAATGGAGAAGCACTACCAGGGTCTCTCACTGAACTCCCATGGAATATTGTGGACTCTATCTCCTTGTATGAACACTTGGATGTGTCATTCAATATGCTGACGCAGATACCTGTTGAGATACCGCTGCGGTTACCCCATCTGAACTATGTGGATCTGAGCCACAACCACCTGACTTCGTTACCTCACAGCTTCGGACTGCTCTTCCATCTACAGACGTTGCTCTTGAACCACAACAACTTGAAACACATCCCAAAGTCTTTCATACACCTGGTCAAGCTGGAGAAGCTCGACCTGTCTTTCAATGAACTGGTGATTCTCCCGGACGAGCTCGGCAGCATGGAGAAACTGAGAAAGCTGAACGTTTGCCACAACTACTTGCAAGGCATCCCACCGTCACTGGGGACAAGTAAATCGATTAAGGTGATTCTTGCCTTTAATAACAAAAGTGAACTACCTCCACAGTGTATTTGTGACGAAGGATCTGAAGCCATTCTTGGCTATCTCAGACGACAAGTCCACAATGGCTACGTGTCAAGGGATTACCAGACTCTCAATATATTTAAAAGAGTTCGGG GCAATGTCTTACAAAGTGCCGTGGCAAATCCTCATTCAGCACGTGCCCAGTACGTCCAAGAGCAGACGCGCACGTCCAACACAACGAGTCGGATACGAACTCCTCTTCGGCCACCTGTTGATGCAACAAAGCTGGAAGCAGATGAACTGATGGATAAAATTACCG GGATGATATATGGTGCAGCTATTGGAGATGCCATCGGCATAGCAACGGAGCATCTCACTCAGGATGAGTGTGAATTCCATTACGATAAAGACAAACTTGGATATCAGTACATACTGCAAGATAAGCACAGAGTAAGGTGGCAGAAAGGAGACTGGACTGTGGACTTTGATCAAGTG ATTTTAGTTCTGGAATCTCTGTTGTCGTGGGCTGGTGTCATCGATGAGTTGGACTTTGCTCAGAGGCTATCATATTGGTGTTATAATGGCTTCCCAGAACTCGGTGACATGGGTCCCAATCTAGTGTGCAATACCATTGCCAAG GTTGTTTCCGACGGTGGCTACTTGCAAGATCCCCACGGTGTGTCCAGGGCCCTATGGCGCAAGCTGCGCGATCAGGGAGAGGCTGGTTGCCAGGACTATTTTGCTGACAATGGCGCCGTGGTCAGGGCGGCCATCTTGGGTGTGCCCCATTTCCACGACTTCAAGGAAGTCTCTCAGAACTCTGTCCGGATATGCCAAGCAACTCACTGGGATAGCAG GTGTCAGGCAAGCTGTGTAGTGATCTCTACGTTGATAGCTCAGATATTGCAAGGAAAATTTGACCCCAAGAACTCGTCGTCAATTGAGGAGATAATCAACGTCTCCAAGGAGATGGGGAAGCAGCTTTTGTCTGATGGCAACCAAATAAAGGATTACCTCCAACAGTTTACAGTAAACGACTTTGATGG GGTTCGAGTGGGAGAACCCAACAGACAAAGTTACACATTCAAGCCAATGACAGCAGCTATTGCAGCTCTTCGCTTGCAGCAAGATTTCAA GACAGCCATCAGTGACATCGTTATGCGTGGTGCCGACAGCAACAGCAACGCCTGCGTCATCGGCGCCGTTCTCGGCTGCATCTGTGGCTACAGTCAGTTGCCGAAGGCTTGGCTGGATGGTCTGAGACGCAGGGAAGTGGACTGGCTGGATGTGAAAGTCAACGCTTTGCTAGACATGATGGGAATTCCATAG